A stretch of DNA from Natrinema halophilum:
CACTGACGTCATCCACATTCCGACACTGGCCGAGACCCACTGTCTCAATTTCGTTTTTCAGAAATTTGGAGACGTGACTGTCCGGTCCCGAGCGCTGCTGGGAGGTGAGTAGTGCTGCGAGATGCGCATTCCAGAACTGATCCGGAGTGAGTTCGATCTCGGCTTTGTTCACGTTCTGTTCCCGTCGTTTCTGCACGAACGGGTCGTCTTCTTGATCGGAGATGATCTCAAGAACGTTGCCGATCTCCTCGTCTGAGAACGTCCACTCGACCTGAGCCATACGCATCCGTCTTATGTACCGCCGAAAAATCTGTTGAGGATACTTTAACTCCAGTAGCGTGATTCCCACAGGAACTTTCTGCCTTCTCTGAGCAATCAGGTGTATGGAATCGGGAAAGAAATCGTTAGAAGAACTGACGACAGCAGGGGTGTTCCATGTTCCGGAGTACCAGCGGTACTACTCGTGGACCGAGCCGGAGTGGGACGACCTCTGGACTGACCTCTACACGCTACCTCCGGACAAACAGCACTACTTCGGGACGATCATCATCCAGAAGACGGACGAAACGGAAAGCGGCGGGAGTACTGGTGGATACGGCTCTTCCAGAGAGAAACCGATCAACCTCCTCATCGATGGCCAACAGCGCCTCACCTCACTTGCACTGCTGGTGCGCTCAATGACGGAGTGTCTGGAAGAGATCGCACCGGAGACGGATCACGAGGCCGAGATACTCGGTGACGTCGAAGAGATGCGCGAGACGCTTCTCATTGAGGACAACATCTACCAGCTCCAATTACTTGACGAGGAGGACAACAAGTATCTCGAATGGCTGCTTACCGGGCACGACGTTCACGAACCGGAGCGCCCGTCCCAGCGGAAGATGATCGAGGCGAAGGAATACTTCGACGAGCAACTCGATGATCTCACTGCGTCCCCTGATGTTAATCCTGTAGACGTCGCCACCGAACTCAAGCAACTCTGGGAGACCATCCTCGAACTCGAACTGATGGTGTACGTCGTTGACGCAGCCAACCCGGAGAAGGCGACACTCATCTTCGACAGCGTCAACGACCGCGGCCGGTCACTCTCAACGTTCGACAAGACGAAGTCCTTCCTGATGCGGATGGCATACCTCGCTGCTGACGACGAAGGTGAGGCCCAAGCCACCATTCGCCGCATTCGGCAGTCCTTCGGAGAGATGTACAACGACCACCAGACGATGCTGGAGTCACCGTACGTCACCGACATCAGCGACGATGCGGTTCAACGGTACCACTTCATCTCGTACTTCGACTGGTCGAACTCCGACGAGTACAGCGATCCCGCCTTCCTCACCGAACTGAAAGAACACGTTCGCACGCTTCGAAGGGAAGACCCTCAAGCGTGCTTGGAATACATCCGCAACTACACCAACAGCTTGGAGCGCGGGTTCAACGCGTTAGCGAAAGTACTCGACCGTACTGGCGACGACGACATCTCGACGCTTGTCCAGCGGATACATCGCCTGCGTCATGCGACGAAGTTCTACCCGTTGCTCCTCAAAGCCTAGCCGAACCTCGATGAGGACGGGAGACAGGATCTCCTGAACGCAATTGAGACGTACATCTTCCGCGTCTACTCTATTGGGAACCATCGGAGCCACACCGGTGAATCCAGCCTTTACGTCCGCACTCGGAACCTCAGCAAGGACAGCCCTGCCGATGTCTGGGTGAGCAAAGTCGTCTCCCTGATGAATCGATACGAGGACGACTCACAGTTCCGACGGTCACTGTCCGCTGCTGACCTCTACTCGAAAGCAAGCTCACAGGATCTCCGGTACCTCTTCTACTTCTACAACGAACACCGAGCTGACGAGAAGGGTGAACGTGGGGGCCCGACGCTCTCGGAAGCAATGAGTAACGAATACACGGTCGAACACATCTGGCCACAGAGTCCTGACGGACTCCCTATCGAGGATGCCGACGAGTATTCTAGTCCCGAAGCTCGATATGACGCATATGTTCACCATCTCGGAAACCTCACATTGGCGAGCAGATCGTGGAACTCGAAGTGGGGAAATGCTGCGTTCGAGACAAAGCGCGACGAC
This window harbors:
- a CDS encoding DUF262 domain-containing protein — translated: MESGKKSLEELTTAGVFHVPEYQRYYSWTEPEWDDLWTDLYTLPPDKQHYFGTIIIQKTDETESGGSTGGYGSSREKPINLLIDGQQRLTSLALLVRSMTECLEEIAPETDHEAEILGDVEEMRETLLIEDNIYQLQLLDEEDNKYLEWLLTGHDVHEPERPSQRKMIEAKEYFDEQLDDLTASPDVNPVDVATELKQLWETILELELMVYVVDAANPEKATLIFDSVNDRGRSLSTFDKTKSFLMRMAYLAADDEGEAQATIRRIRQSFGEMYNDHQTMLESPYVTDISDDAVQRYHFISYFDWSNSDEYSDPAFLTELKEHVRTLRREDPQACLEYIRNYTNSLERGFNALAKVLDRTGDDDISTLVQRIHRLRHATKFYPLLLKA